The stretch of DNA GCTCGCCGGCGTGTTCGGGGCTGTGGACGTGACCGTCCCGGCGACCGAGGGCGCCGTGCGCGACGCGGCCACGGGCCTCCCGTCCGACCTGCTGCGCAGCAGCGAGTACCTGTCGCACCCCGTGTTCAGCGCGCACCGCAGCGAGACCCGCATGATGCGGTACCTCAAGCACCTGGCGGACAAGGACTACGCGCTCGACCGCGGCATGATCCCGCTCGGCAGCTGCACGATGAAGCTCAACGCGGCGACCGAGATGGCGGCGGTGACCTGGCCGGAGTTCGCGAACGTGCACCCGTTCGCCCCGCGCGAGGACGTCGAGGGGTACCTCGACATGATCGGCGACCTCGAGTCGTGGCTGGCCGAGGTCACCGGGTACGACACGGTGTCGCTGCAGCCGAACGCCGGCAGCCAGGGTGAGCTCGCGGGGCTCCTCGCGATCCGTGGCTACCACCGGTCCCGCGGTGACGTCGACCGCACGGTGTGCCTCATCCCGTCGAGCGCGCACGGCACGAACGCCGCGTCGGCCGTGCTCGCGGGCATGAAGGTCGTCGTCGTGGCCTGCGACGAGGACGGCAACGTCGACCTCGCCGACCTCCGCGCGAAGACGGCCCAGCACGCGGACACCCTCGCCGCGCTGATGATCACGTACCCGTCGACCCACGGCGTCTACGAGCACGACGTCCGCGACGTCTGCGAAGCGGTGCACGAGGCCGGCGGCCAGGTGTACGTCGACGGCGCGAACCTCAACGCGCTGCTCGGGCACGCCCGCTTCGGCGACTTCGGCGGCGACGTCTCGCACCTCAACCTGCACAAGACCTTCTGCATCCCGCACGGCGGTGGTGGCCCCGGCGTCGGGCCGGTCGCGGCGAAGGCGCACCTCGCGCCCTTCCTGCCCGCGCACCCGATGGCGCAGCAGGCGGACCGGCGGCCCGGGTCGTCGGCGGTCGCATCGGACGACGCCGACGGTCGGCTCGCCCACGCGGGCGGCCCGGTCAGCGCAGCGCCGTACGGCAGCCCGAGCATCCTGCCGATCACGTGGACCTACGTGCGGATGATGGGGCTCGAGGGGCTGACCCGTGCGACCGAGGCGGCCGTGCTCGGGGCGAACTACGTCGCTGCACGGCTCCGCGAGGCGTTCCCGGTCCTCTACACCGGGGAGTCCGGCCTGGTCGCCCACGAGTGCATCCTCGACCTCCGGCCCCTGCGCGAGTCCTCCGGCATCACCGTGGACGACGTCGCGAAGCGCCTGGTCGACTACGGCTTCCACGCGCCGACCATGTCGTTCCCGGTCGCAGGCACACTGATGGTCGAACCGACCGAGAGCGAGGACCTCGCCGAGCTCGACCGGTTCGTCGACGCCATGCTCGCCATCCGGGCCGAGGCCGCGGCCGTCGAGCGGGGGGAGTGGCCGGCGGACGACAACCCGCTCGTGCACGCCCCGCACACGGCTGCCTCCGTGATCTCCGGCGAGTGGGAGCACGCCTACACGCGTGAGCAGGCCGTCTACCCCGTGCCCGGCATCAGCACCCGGAAGTACTGGCCGCCGGTGCGCCGCATCGACCAGGCGTACGGCGACCGCAACCTGGTCTGCGCGTGCCCGCCGATCGAGGCGTTCGCCTGATCCGACTCGCCGTTCGTGTCACACGGCGGCGATGCGAGCGCTGAGCGCGTAGCGTGTGCCCTGTCCGGAGCCCCGGGCAGGGCACACGTGCGTGCACGGGGTCCCGACCCGTGACGAGCAGCGGGACACGGGAGCGCTCCACGTCCCCGCGAGTGCTGCTCGACTAGCCCATCGGTGTGCGCTCGTGCAACAACTTCGTTGCAGAAGCAACAAACCCGCTCCGGCCCGATCGTAGCGCCCGAATCTTGCATCCTCCCGCAACGATCCTGCAACTTGGTTTCCGGTTTGTAACCGATGGCCGCAGGGTTTGGTGGGCGGTCGGAGCACTGCCTACAGTGCAAGGACAAACACGCCCGGCAGCACCTCTGTGCCTGGCGTGTCCCATGCACCAGGAGGAACCTTGATCAAGAAGCGCGCTGGGCTCTCTGCCCTCGCCGTGCTCGGGGCCACAGCAATCGCCCTGACCGGCTGCTCCAGCAACGGAAGCGGCAACGGCGGTGACTCGGGCTCGACGAACGCGTCCGGGATCGTCACCACGAACGGCTCCGAGCCCCAGAACCCGCTCATCCCCTCGAACTCCACCGAGACCGGTGGCGGCAAGATCATCACGTCGATCTTCGAGGGTCTCGTCTCGTACGACGCCGACGGCAAGCCGGTCGACGAGGTCGCGAAGAGCATCGACACCGATGACTCCAAGACCTACGACATCAAGCTCAACACCGGCTACACCTTCACCAACGGCGAGAAGGTCACGGCCGAGTCGTTCACCAAGGCGTGGAACTGGGCCGCCCAGAAGTCGAACGCGCAGGGCGCGAGCTACTTCTTCGAGAACATCGAGGGCTACAACGCCGACGCGGACTCGGAGCTCACCGGCCTCAAGGTCGTCAGCGACGACGAGTTCACCGTGACGCTGAAGTCGGCGCAGTCGGACTTCCCGCTGTCGCTCGGCTACTCGGCCTTCATGCCGCTCCCCTCGGAGTTCTACAAGGACACCAAGGCCTTCGGTGAGAACCCGATCGGCAACGGCCCGTACAAGCTCGACGGCAAGGGTGCGTGGACGCACAACCAGTCGATCAAGCTCGTCACCAACGAGGACTACGCCGGCAAGCGCAAGCCGAAGAACGGTGGTCTGACGATCACGTTCTACACCTCGCAGGACACCGCCTACGCGGACGTGCAGGGCGGCAACCTCGACGTGCTCGACGCGATCCCGGACAGCGCCTTCCAGACCTACAAGTCGGACTTCCCGGACTCGAACGTCAACCAGCCGGCTGCGATCTTCCAGGCGTTCTACATGCCGTACTACCTGCAGCACTGGAGCGGCGAGGAGGGCAAGCTCCGTCGCGAGGCCCTGTCGCTGTCGGTGAACCGCAAGCAGATCACCGAGAAGATCTTCGACGGCACCCGCACCCCGGCCAAGGACTTCACCTCCCCGGTGATCTCCGGCTGGAACGACAAGCTCGACGGGTCGGACGTCCTCGACTACAACCCGACCGAGGCCAAGAAGCTCTGGGCGCAGGCCAACGAGATCTCGCCGTACGACGAGACCCTCACCATCCAGTACAACGCCGATGGTGGCCACGAGGCATGGGTGACCGCGGTCACCAACTCGATCTCGAACACGCTCGGGATCAAGGCCGAGGGCAAGGCCGTGCCGACGTTCCAGGAGGCCCTGGACACGCAGACGCAGGACAAGCTCACGGGCGGTAGCCGCACCGGTTGGCAGGCCGACTACCCGTCGCTGTACAACTTCCTCGGCCCGACCATGGGTGAGGGCTCGTCCAGCAACTACGCGCGCTACGACTCGACCGAGTACAACGACCTGCTCGCCAAGGGCCGTTCGGCTGCGACCGTCGAAGAGGGCAACAAGTACTTCGACCAGGCCCAGGAACTCCTGTTCAAGGACCTGCCGGAGATCCCGCTGTGGTACTCCAACGTGACCGGCGTCTGGTCGGCTGACAACGTCAAGAACGTCAAGTTCGGTTGGGACTCCGTTCCGCTGTACTACGACATCGAGGTCACCAAGTAACACCGGTCCCACTGCGGTCCAGTACCGCTGGGACACACCGCGAGCAGGTATCCTGCTCCGCGGCCACCGGACGGGGGTCCGGAGACCACACGGTCTCCGGGCCCCCGTACCTCGGCGGCAACACAACCCCCACCACCGCGGGCGCCGCCGCCCGCACCGGACACCCGTGCCGACCCGCGAGCCGTCCACCCCTCACGACATGAACCAGAACGACACGCGCGCCGCTGCGCAGGACCGAGCGATCTGATGCTCTGGTACCTCGGCAAGCGCCTCCTGCAACTCATCCCCGTCTTCTTCGGGGCCACGTTCCTCATCTACTTCATGGTCTTCTCGCTGCCCGGCGACCCGATCGCCGCGCTGTTCGGCGATCGCCAGCCGTCGCCGCAGGTGATCGAGCAGCTCCGGCAGCAGTACAACCTGGACAAGCCGTTCCTCGTCCAGTACCTGCTCTGGATCGGCGGCGTCTTCAAGGGCGACCTCGGGGTCACCTACTCGGGCCTGCCGGTGTCGCAGCAGCTCGCGTCGGCGTTCCCGATCACCGCGCGCCTCGCGCTCCTCTCGCTGCTCTTCGAGGCCGTCGCCGGCATCGTCGTCGGCGTGATCGCGGGCCTCAAGAAGGGCAAGTGGTTCGACACCACCGCGCTCGTCGTCTCGCTCCTGCTCATCTCGGTGCCGACCTTCGTCGTCGGCTTCCTGCTGCAGTACGTCTTCGGCATCCAGCTCGGGCTGTTCCGCGTCACCGTGTCGGGTCAGGCACCGTGGTCGGAGCTCGTGCTGCCGGCGATCGTGCTCGCGACCGTGTCGTTCGCGTACATCGTCCGTCTGACACGCGCCAGCGTCGCCGAGAACATGAGCGCCGACTTCGTCCGGACCGCCACCGCGAAGGGCCTGCCCCGTCGTCGCGTGGTCGGGGTGCACATCTTCCGCAACTCGCTCATCCCCGTGGTGACCTACCTCGGTGTCGACATCGGCAACCTGATGGTCGGCGCGGTCGTGACCGAGGGCATCTTCAACATCAACGGCGTCGGCGGCACGGTGTTCCGCGCCGTCAAGCTCGGCGAGGGCCCCACGGTCGTCTCGTTCGTCGCCGTGATGGTCATCATCTTCATGCTCGCCAACCTCCTGGTCGACCTGCTCTACGCCGTCCTGGACCCGAGGATCCGCTATGCCAAGTAACGCCGAACCCCGCTCCGCGACGCACTACGTCGCGCCGATCGAGGAGACGCCGCTCCAGGCGGTCGACCAGGTCGACGAGACGGAGAAGACGCGCTCGACCTGGACCGACGCGTGGGACTCCATGCGCGTCCGCCCGACGTTCTGGATCTCGTCGATCCTGATCCTGCTCGTGCTCGTCGTCGCGATCTTCCCCGGCCTGTTCACGCACGTCGACCCGCGCGCGGCGAACCTCGACTTCAGTGACGAGGGCGCCCGTCCGGGCCACCCGCTCGGGTACAACCGCCAGGGCTACGACGTGTACGCCCGTGTCATCTGGGGCGCGCGCAGCTCGGTCATCGTCGGCCTGGTCGCGACGATCCTGGTGTCGCTCGTCGGCATCGTCATCGGTGCCCTCGCCGGCTTCTACGGCGGCTGGCTCGACACGATCGTCTCCCGCATCGGCGACATCTTCTTCTCGATCCCGACCATCCTCGGCGCGATCGTGATCATGTCGGTCATCCCGGCGCGCAACGCGTTCACGGTGGCGCTCGTGCTCGCCGCGTTCGCGTGGCCACAGATCGCCCGCATCATGCGCGGTGCCGTGCTGAGCGCGAAGCAGTCCGACTACGTCACCGCATCGGCGGCACTCGGCGTCAGCCGCTTCACCACGCTCGTCCGCCACGTGATCCCGAACGCGATCGCCCCCGTCATCGTGATCGCCACGGTGTCGCTGGGTTCGTTCATCGTCGCCGAGGCCACCCTGTCGTTCCTCGGCATCGGTCTGCCGCCGTCGGCGCTCAGCTGGGGCCTCGACATCGGCACCGCGCAGACGTCGATCCGCACCAACCCGTCGACGATCTTCTGGCCGTCCGCCGCCCTGTCCATCACCGTGCTCGCGTTCCTGCTCCTCGGCGACGTGGTCCGCGACGCGCTCGACCCGAAGGCGAGGGCCCGTCGATGACCGAGACGCTCACCGATCCCACCACCCGTCGTCCGGCCGGTTCCGGCGCCCCGCTGCTCGAGGTCTCGGGCCTGCAGGTCGGGTTCCGCACCCAGAGCGGCATGGTCCAGGCCGTCCGCGGCGTCGACTTCACCCTCGAGCAGGGCGAGCGCCTGGCGATCGTCGGCGAGTCCGGTTCGGGCAAGTCGACCAGCGCCCAGGCGATCATCAAGCTCCTCGCCGGCACCGGTGAGGTCACCGGCGGGTCGATCAAGTTCAACGGGCGCGAGCTCGTCGGGCTGTCCGACAAGGAGATGGCCGGCATCCGCGGGAAGGAGATCGGCTACGTCCCGCAGGACCCGATGTCGAACCTCAACCCGCTGTGGTCGATCGGCTTCCAGGTGGAAGAGGCGATCAAGGCCAACGGCATGGCGACCGGCAAGCACGCGATCCGCGCCCGCGCGGTCGAGGTGCTGCAGGAGGCCGGCCTCGGCGACGCCGCGACCCGCCTGAAGCAGTTCCCGCACGAGTTCTCCGGCGGCATGCGCCAGCGCGTGCTCATCGGCATCGGCCTGTCGAGCCGCCCGCAGCTGCTCATCGCCGACGAGCCGACCTCGGCCCTCGACGTCACCGTGCAGCGGATCATCCTGGACCACCTCGAGACGCTGACCCGCGACTTCGGCACCTCGGTCCTGTTCATCACGCACGACCTCGGCCTCGCCGCCGAGCGCGCGGAGAAGCTCGTCGTGATGTACAAGGGCCAGGTCGTCGAGTCGGGTCCGTCCAAGGAGATCCTGGCGAACCCGCAGCACCCGTACACGCAGCGCCTCGTCGCCGCGGCGCCCTCGCTCGCGAGCCGTCGCATCCAGTCGAAGGTGCAGCACCAGCGGGTCGACATCGCCGAGGCCGGCAGCGAGGACGACGAGCTGATCGCCCGCGCCCAGGAGCGCGAGCACCGTCCGGCGCAGGACCTCATCGTCGTGAAGAACCTGCAGAAGGTCTACAAGCTCCGCGGCAAGAACCTGCAGTCGCGCGAGCTGAAGGCCGTCGACGACGTGTCGTTCGCGATCCCGAAGGGCACCACCACGGCGCTCGTCGGCGAGTCCGGTTCGGGCAAGTCGACCGTGGCGAAGCTGGTGCTGCAGCTCGAGTCGATCACCGGGGGTTCGGTGACGTTCGACGGCATCGACATCGGCGCGCTCAAGGGCAAGGACCTGTTCGACTTCCGCCGCCGCGTGCAGCCGGTGTTCCAGGACCCGTACGGCTCGCTGGACCCGATGTACAACGTCGGGAACACGATCGCCGAGCCCCTCGCCACGCACAAGGTCGGCGACAAGGCCAGCCGCCGGGCCCGCGTGCTCGAGCTGCTCGACCAGGTCGCGCTGCCGAAGTCGATGGTGAACCGCTACCCGAACGAGCTGTCCGGTGGGCAGCGGCAGCGCATCGCCGTCGCGCGTGCGCTGGCGCTCAAGCCCGAGGTCATCGTGCTCGACGAGGCGGTCTCCGCGCTCGACGTGCTCGTCCAGGGCCAGATCCTCGACCTGCTCACCGAGCTGCAGACCGAGCTGGACCTGACGTACCTCTTCATCACGCACGACCTCGCTGTCGTCCGCCTCGTGGCGGACAACGTGTGCGTCATGCGGAAGGGGCAGATCGTCGAGAAGGCGACGACCGACGAGGTCTTCGCCGACCCGAAGGAGCAGTACACGAAGGACCTGCTCGCCGCGATCCCGGGTGCCGGGTTCGAGTTCGGGCGCTGATCCCGCTGCACCACTCCGAGGCCGGACGTCCCGTCGTCCTCCGCGCAGGTCGCGGAGGGGCGGTGGCGTCCGGCCTCGTCGCCGTCCTGGGACTCTTCCTGCTCGTCGACGCGGCGGCGCGGGGGAGCTGGGACGTGGTCTGGTCGGCGGTCGGTCCGGTCGTCGCGGTCGTGTGGGTGCTCTGGCTGCTCACGGTCCGACCCGTCGTCCGGCTCGACGACGACGCCCTCACGGTCGTGAACCCGTTGCGCACGACCCGCATCCCGTGGGCGGCCGTCGCCGACGTCCGCCTGCGCTGGCAGATCGTCGTGCAGACCGCCGAGGGGAACACCGTCACCTGCCGAGGCGGGCCGTCGATCCGCGGGTCGCGTCCGGGCCGCCGCGGGGAGCTCTCCGTGCCGCACGAGCCCGAGGAGCTGCGGACGATCCGTCGCCGCTGGCACTCGCGTCGTGCGTCGAGCCCCGCCGACATCGCCGTCCGCCGCGAGTGGGACCGCCCGGCAGTGGTCGCCGGAGCAGCGGCCGCGGTCCTGCTGGTCGTCTCCGTGGTCGCGCTCGCGACCTGACCGACGGACGGTTCCGCCGCACGACGGGGCGGACAGGAGGCGCGGCGCGGTCCCGCCACGCGCTTCCGGACCGCACACGCGTGTGTCTGGAGGCTCGGCGTGGTCCCGCCACGCGCCTCCGGACCGAGCACCCATCGGTCGGGAGGCTCGGCGTGGTCCCGCCACGCGCCTCCCGTCCGGGGCGGGGCCGGTCTAGAGCTGTGCCGCCGCCATCGACGCGGCGACGCCGAGCACGATCATCGCCGTGACGGACCAGCCGTGCACACGGTGGGTGATGATTGCCGCTTGGACCGTCGCCGGTGGCGGCCCGTCGTGCACCACGGGCGACGGGACGTGCGCGCGGAGGACGTCCGCGACCTGCCGGACGTCCGCAGCCGTGGTCGCGCCGCCCCCGGCGTGACGGATGCCGAGTGCAGCGGTCGGCCGCGTGGCGAGCCAGGTGCGGCGCACGCCCTCGGTCGTGACGACCTCGATGCCGTACTTCGTCCGGACCTCCTGCACGCGGCGCCAGGGGTAGGTGCTGGTGCGACGGACGTCGATGATCGTGAGAGCCTCGTCGGTCACCTCGAAGCGCGGCCGCCAGAGGATGGCCCAGGCGAGGAACGCGGTGAAGACGCTCGGGACGGGGATCAGCCACGGGTTGCCGCCGGTCAGCAGCGCGAGGGGTACCAGCACGAGCGCGACGGCCCACAGGACGACGGCGAACAGGCGCATCCGGGGCGCGACGACGGTGCTCATCCAGGCCATCGTAGGCGAGCAGGACAGGTCGAGAGCGCCTCCCCGGGGACGCCCGGGAGCGGGTGTGACACACCTGCGCGTACCGCCGGGCGACCCGGTTCCCCGGGGAGGCGGGTCCGTTGCGGACCTCGTCCGTCCATGGTCGGCACACCCCGTTCGGGTGTCAACACCCCGGCCGCGATCTTCAGGAACGAGAGCGCCCCGGCGTGCTCGGACGGGCGCGCGGACACGGGACGGGCCCGGTCGCGTGGTGCGACCGGGCCCGTCCTGGTGTCGTGCTGCTACTTCGTGAACCCGACCTTGGTCCAGTCGTAGGCCATCGCTCCGGAGCGCGCGCCGTAGTTCGCGAGCTTCGGGTTCTGCGCGATGACTCGCGGCGACTGCACGATGGGCAGGGAGTGACCGATGGCCCACACGTCCTTGTCCACCTGGTTCCAGAGCTTGTTCGCCTTCGACGCGTCGGTCTCCGAGATCGCCTGGTTGACCAACTTGTCGATCGCGTCGTCACCGACGCGGCCGTAGTTCTGCCCCGTGTCACCGGTGATGAAGATGCTCGCCCCGCTGGCGTGGTACCCGGTGCCGCCCCAGAGGAAGAGCGTCATGTCGTAGTTCCCCGGGGTGACGTACTGCGGGAAGAAGTCGTCGCTCGACACCGACTTGATGGACAGCTTCACGCCGACGTCCTTGAGCTGCGCCTGCACGACCTCCGCGATCTTCTGCGAGCTCGTCGCGCCGGACGGGATGGTTATCGAGATCGCGAGGGTCTTCCCGTCCTTCTTGCGGTAGGTGCCGTCGGTCTTCCAGCCGTCGTCGTCCAGGATCTTCTTCGCCTTCTCGACGTCGAAGGTGCCGTTCGGGCTCGAGTTGTCCTGGTAGCCGTTGTCGGTCGCCAGGAACACGTGGTTGTTCAGCACGGGCAGCTTGTACGGCAGGGTGCCGCCGATGACGGACGCGAGCGAGTCGCGGTTGATGGCGTGCTGCAGCGCCAGTCGGAGCTGCTTGTCCTTCAAGGTGCCCTGCGACGAGAAGTCGATGTGCGTGTAGGACGCCGACTGGGACGCGTAGATCTTCGTGTCCTTCGCGTCCTTGACCCGGGCGTACCGGTCGGAGGTGCCGGCGGAGACCGAGTCGAGCTCCTTGTTGAGGTAGGCGTCGATGTCGGCGTTGCCGTCGAGGCTCCGGAAGATCACCTGGTCCAGCTTCGGCTTGTCGCCCCACCAGTTCTCGTCCGGCACGAGGGTGACCGTGCCGGCGGTCTCGTCGAGCTTCGAGACCTTGTACGGACCAGCGGACACCGGGACCTTGTCCTTGTAGCCGTTGTTGAAGCCGTCGGGGGTCCCGATGACGCTCGCCGGGTAGAGCGGGCTGAAGAGGGACTTCCAGTCCGAGAACGGCGTGGAGTACTTGACGACCGCCTGCCGTTCGTCGGTGCCCTGGGTCACCGACTCGATGTCCTTCCAGCCGGTGCTGTCACCGATCTGGTAGCTCGTGTCGGTGCCGTTGTTGGCCTTCCAGAGCGCCTCGAAGTCCTTCCAGGTGATCGGCGTGCCGTCGTTCCACACGGCCTTCGGGTTCACGGTGTACGTGATCGTCAGCGGGTCCTCGCTGGTGACCTCGGCCGACTCGAGCGTGTCCTTGTCGAGCTGCGGCTTGCCGTCGGAGTCGATCACGAACGTCTGCGGCATCGTCGCCGCCTCGATGTCCGCGGCGTCCTGCAGGGTGCCGTCGAGCTCGAAGTAGTTCCACTGCGAGATCCACTGCGAGATCGGCAGTCGGAGCGTGCCCCCCTGCTGCAGGTCGGAGACGGGCTTCTCGTTGATCTGGGCAGTGGACGGCAGGGCCTCCTTGCCCGAGTCACCGGAGCCGCCGGACCCGCCGGAGCCACCGCTGGAGCATCCGGTGGCGACGAGGGCGAAGCCGGCGAGTGCCGCCGTCAACGCCAGGGCTTTCCTGTGCTTCATGTTCTTCCTCCCGTGAAGATTGGCAACACCCTACGTCCCCTGGGCGGGGGCAGACGAGGGCTTCTGTTGCAAACGCCAATTCGTTACGTGCGGCGACCGAGCGTGTCATCTCCCGGAAACAAATCGAGTCGTAAGGTGATCCGCATGATCCGCTACCTGGCGCGTCGACTCGTGTACTACGTCGTGCTCGTGTTCCTCGCCACGTCGCTGACGTACTTCCTGGCGTCGGCAACGTTCAGCCCTCGATCCGTCTACGCGGAGCGCAATCCGGCACCGCCGACCGCCGTGGTCGACGCGAAGCTCGACCACATCGGGGTGAACGACAAGACGCCGGTCATCGTCCGGTACGGGCACTGGCTCGGCGACGCGGTGCAGGGCAACCTCGGCCAGACGATCCAGGACAAGAGCGTCAACGATGCGTTCTGGCCGCGCCTGGGCGTCAGCCTGCGGCTCCTGCTCGTCGGGTCCGTCATCGGCATCGTGCTCGGCGTGCTGCTCGGTGTCTGGAACGCGATCCGGCAGTACCGGCTGTCCGACCGGGTGAGCGCGATCATCTCGATCTTCCTCATCTCGACACCGGTGTTCCTGACCGCGGTGTTCCTGAAGATCGGGGCGACGAAGCTCAACCAGGACACCGGCACGCAGCTCATCAACTTCACCGGCGAGGCGACGCCGGGGCTGACCGGCAGCTGGTGGGACCTGTTCCTCGACCGCGGCGTGCACCTGCTCCTGCCGACGATCTCGATCGCACTCGGGCTCATCGCCATCTACAGCCGGTACCAGCGGGCGACGATGCTCGACGTGCTCGGCTCGGACTTCCTGCGGACCGCTCGTGCGAAGGGGCTGACGAAGGGACGTGCGACGTTCAAGCACGGTCTGCGCACGGCGCTCATCCCGATGACGACCCTGTTCGCGTACGGGTTCCTCGGCATCCTGACCGGTGCGACCTTCACGGAGAAGATCTTCGGGTGGAACGGGCTCGGTGCCTGGTTCATCGACGCGGTGCAGAACAACGACGTGAACTCCGTCACCGCGTACACCCTGTTCGCGGCCGTCGTGGTGCTGCTCGCGGGGTTCCTCGCCGACACCATGACCGCCGTGCTCGACCCGCGTGTCCGGAGGGCCTGACATGACCGACACCCGCATCGAACCGGTCGACGGGTCGACCGTCGCACGAGCGGACACTCCGCTCCCCGGAACGCCGGCACCGGGGCGGAAGCAGCGCAACCGCTTCGTGCAGACCGTCGTCCGCGTGTTCATGAACCGCGGCGCCGGGGTCGGCCTCGTGACCATCCTCGTGCTGTTCGCGTTCGCCTTCATCGGTCCGCTCGTCAGCCCGTGGGGGT from Curtobacterium sp. SGAir0471 encodes:
- a CDS encoding dipeptide ABC transporter ATP-binding protein, with amino-acid sequence MTETLTDPTTRRPAGSGAPLLEVSGLQVGFRTQSGMVQAVRGVDFTLEQGERLAIVGESGSGKSTSAQAIIKLLAGTGEVTGGSIKFNGRELVGLSDKEMAGIRGKEIGYVPQDPMSNLNPLWSIGFQVEEAIKANGMATGKHAIRARAVEVLQEAGLGDAATRLKQFPHEFSGGMRQRVLIGIGLSSRPQLLIADEPTSALDVTVQRIILDHLETLTRDFGTSVLFITHDLGLAAERAEKLVVMYKGQVVESGPSKEILANPQHPYTQRLVAAAPSLASRRIQSKVQHQRVDIAEAGSEDDELIARAQEREHRPAQDLIVVKNLQKVYKLRGKNLQSRELKAVDDVSFAIPKGTTTALVGESGSGKSTVAKLVLQLESITGGSVTFDGIDIGALKGKDLFDFRRRVQPVFQDPYGSLDPMYNVGNTIAEPLATHKVGDKASRRARVLELLDQVALPKSMVNRYPNELSGGQRQRIAVARALALKPEVIVLDEAVSALDVLVQGQILDLLTELQTELDLTYLFITHDLAVVRLVADNVCVMRKGQIVEKATTDEVFADPKEQYTKDLLAAIPGAGFEFGR
- a CDS encoding PH domain-containing protein; protein product: MSTVVAPRMRLFAVVLWAVALVLVPLALLTGGNPWLIPVPSVFTAFLAWAILWRPRFEVTDEALTIIDVRRTSTYPWRRVQEVRTKYGIEVVTTEGVRRTWLATRPTAALGIRHAGGGATTAADVRQVADVLRAHVPSPVVHDGPPPATVQAAIITHRVHGWSVTAMIVLGVAASMAAAQL
- a CDS encoding PH domain-containing protein, with the translated sequence MASGLVAVLGLFLLVDAAARGSWDVVWSAVGPVVAVVWVLWLLTVRPVVRLDDDALTVVNPLRTTRIPWAAVADVRLRWQIVVQTAEGNTVTCRGGPSIRGSRPGRRGELSVPHEPEELRTIRRRWHSRRASSPADIAVRREWDRPAVVAGAAAAVLLVVSVVALAT
- a CDS encoding ABC transporter permease, which encodes MPSNAEPRSATHYVAPIEETPLQAVDQVDETEKTRSTWTDAWDSMRVRPTFWISSILILLVLVVAIFPGLFTHVDPRAANLDFSDEGARPGHPLGYNRQGYDVYARVIWGARSSVIVGLVATILVSLVGIVIGALAGFYGGWLDTIVSRIGDIFFSIPTILGAIVIMSVIPARNAFTVALVLAAFAWPQIARIMRGAVLSAKQSDYVTASAALGVSRFTTLVRHVIPNAIAPVIVIATVSLGSFIVAEATLSFLGIGLPPSALSWGLDIGTAQTSIRTNPSTIFWPSAALSITVLAFLLLGDVVRDALDPKARARR
- a CDS encoding ABC transporter permease; the protein is MLWYLGKRLLQLIPVFFGATFLIYFMVFSLPGDPIAALFGDRQPSPQVIEQLRQQYNLDKPFLVQYLLWIGGVFKGDLGVTYSGLPVSQQLASAFPITARLALLSLLFEAVAGIVVGVIAGLKKGKWFDTTALVVSLLLISVPTFVVGFLLQYVFGIQLGLFRVTVSGQAPWSELVLPAIVLATVSFAYIVRLTRASVAENMSADFVRTATAKGLPRRRVVGVHIFRNSLIPVVTYLGVDIGNLMVGAVVTEGIFNINGVGGTVFRAVKLGEGPTVVSFVAVMVIIFMLANLLVDLLYAVLDPRIRYAK
- a CDS encoding peptide ABC transporter substrate-binding protein, with translation MIKKRAGLSALAVLGATAIALTGCSSNGSGNGGDSGSTNASGIVTTNGSEPQNPLIPSNSTETGGGKIITSIFEGLVSYDADGKPVDEVAKSIDTDDSKTYDIKLNTGYTFTNGEKVTAESFTKAWNWAAQKSNAQGASYFFENIEGYNADADSELTGLKVVSDDEFTVTLKSAQSDFPLSLGYSAFMPLPSEFYKDTKAFGENPIGNGPYKLDGKGAWTHNQSIKLVTNEDYAGKRKPKNGGLTITFYTSQDTAYADVQGGNLDVLDAIPDSAFQTYKSDFPDSNVNQPAAIFQAFYMPYYLQHWSGEEGKLRREALSLSVNRKQITEKIFDGTRTPAKDFTSPVISGWNDKLDGSDVLDYNPTEAKKLWAQANEISPYDETLTIQYNADGGHEAWVTAVTNSISNTLGIKAEGKAVPTFQEALDTQTQDKLTGGSRTGWQADYPSLYNFLGPTMGEGSSSNYARYDSTEYNDLLAKGRSAATVEEGNKYFDQAQELLFKDLPEIPLWYSNVTGVWSADNVKNVKFGWDSVPLYYDIEVTK
- the gcvP gene encoding aminomethyl-transferring glycine dehydrogenase; amino-acid sequence: MSVAQQNLQTSFADRHIGTTSADQQVMLDAVGQPSLDALVRAAIPESIHAAPVTDSVIPAAVGETEALAELRAKAGRNTVRRAMIGLGYHGTHTPAVIQRNVLENPSWYTAYTPYQPEISQGRLEALINFQTMVSDLTGMATAGASMLDEGTAVVEGMLLARRASKVKGDAFLVDADLLPQTRALLDHRADAVGITLREFDAVDGPSDADLDGAFGVILQYPGASGRVVDPSATIERVHAGGGIAVVAADLLAMTLLASPGDLGADVAVGTSQRFGVPLGFGGPHAGYLAVRAGLERQLPGRLVGVSFDADGQMAYRLSLQTREQHIRREKATSNICTAQVLLAVMASMYAVYHGPEGLRFIADRVGRTTSALADIARAAGLEVVHEHWFDTLTLRAPGRAAEIVDAARDADRLLHLVDADTLQLSVDETTTPEDVTALAGVFGAVDVTVPATEGAVRDAATGLPSDLLRSSEYLSHPVFSAHRSETRMMRYLKHLADKDYALDRGMIPLGSCTMKLNAATEMAAVTWPEFANVHPFAPREDVEGYLDMIGDLESWLAEVTGYDTVSLQPNAGSQGELAGLLAIRGYHRSRGDVDRTVCLIPSSAHGTNAASAVLAGMKVVVVACDEDGNVDLADLRAKTAQHADTLAALMITYPSTHGVYEHDVRDVCEAVHEAGGQVYVDGANLNALLGHARFGDFGGDVSHLNLHKTFCIPHGGGGPGVGPVAAKAHLAPFLPAHPMAQQADRRPGSSAVASDDADGRLAHAGGPVSAAPYGSPSILPITWTYVRMMGLEGLTRATEAAVLGANYVAARLREAFPVLYTGESGLVAHECILDLRPLRESSGITVDDVAKRLVDYGFHAPTMSFPVAGTLMVEPTESEDLAELDRFVDAMLAIRAEAAAVERGEWPADDNPLVHAPHTAASVISGEWEHAYTREQAVYPVPGISTRKYWPPVRRIDQAYGDRNLVCACPPIEAFA